From the Candidatus Methylomirabilota bacterium genome, one window contains:
- a CDS encoding ABC transporter substrate-binding protein gives MRIGVGMVRLGVLVALAILSGAIPAGPAAAQGGHLKVALQGDLSDVDLHMTTHYVSRVALLNVYEMLFTLGEDLGVRPMLVDKHAVSPDGLVYTFTLRKGVKFHGGKTMDAKDVVYTLKKMQAKGCRSAEFKRLMKEIEATDAQTVKITLSAPSAAFLASLANLICPAVVYPDGEAERQGGTVTKPVGTGPFEFVEWKKDSSLRIRRFKDYAADSRPASGLAGKKEALVETVDFIPIVDPSVRAAAVERGDVDIAISLSAEDVARLRGKPGVVVSAKSGGSFQDLRFGFKKGPFKDNLKLRQAVAYSLDKGEIAKAITVGLGKPAPAGIPPGTPYFTPVHAQDPYGKQNLQKAKQLLQEAGYKGEEITLSAHLVPDQIAQAAVVMQSQMQAAGLNVKVKTLESAALQQVWNTGDFDFFLSGLTPRADPDTYYCQFWESGGSQAGYKSADLDRLCEAGRKALKPEERTKIYTQLEQQLRADVPWIPTIFTPTVSAWRESVKGWNHWAAEYARVWGVTTAK, from the coding sequence ATGCGCATCGGAGTCGGGATGGTGAGGCTGGGTGTCCTGGTGGCGCTGGCGATCCTGTCCGGGGCGATCCCCGCCGGGCCGGCCGCGGCCCAGGGAGGGCACCTCAAGGTCGCGCTCCAGGGGGACCTCTCCGACGTCGACCTCCACATGACCACGCACTACGTGAGCCGCGTGGCCCTCCTCAACGTCTACGAGATGCTCTTCACCCTGGGTGAAGACCTCGGGGTCCGGCCGATGCTGGTGGACAAGCACGCCGTGAGCCCCGACGGCCTGGTCTACACGTTCACCCTCCGCAAGGGCGTGAAGTTCCACGGCGGCAAGACCATGGACGCCAAGGACGTGGTCTATACGCTCAAGAAGATGCAGGCCAAGGGGTGTCGCTCGGCCGAGTTCAAGCGGCTCATGAAGGAGATCGAGGCCACCGACGCCCAGACCGTGAAGATCACGCTCTCGGCGCCGTCGGCGGCCTTCCTGGCCTCGCTGGCCAACCTGATCTGCCCGGCCGTCGTCTACCCGGACGGCGAGGCCGAGCGCCAGGGCGGCACGGTGACGAAGCCGGTCGGCACGGGGCCCTTCGAATTCGTGGAGTGGAAGAAGGACAGCTCCCTCCGGATCCGGCGCTTCAAGGACTACGCCGCCGACTCCCGGCCCGCCTCGGGGCTGGCCGGCAAGAAGGAGGCGCTGGTCGAGACGGTGGACTTCATCCCGATCGTGGACCCCTCGGTGCGGGCCGCCGCCGTCGAGCGGGGCGATGTGGACATCGCGATCAGCCTGAGCGCAGAGGACGTCGCCCGCCTCCGCGGCAAGCCCGGCGTCGTGGTCAGCGCCAAGTCCGGCGGCTCGTTTCAGGACCTCCGCTTCGGCTTCAAGAAGGGGCCATTCAAGGACAACCTGAAGCTCCGCCAGGCGGTGGCGTACTCGCTCGACAAGGGGGAGATCGCCAAGGCCATCACGGTCGGGCTCGGCAAGCCGGCCCCGGCCGGCATCCCGCCCGGCACGCCGTACTTCACCCCGGTCCACGCCCAGGATCCCTACGGCAAGCAGAACCTCCAGAAGGCCAAGCAGCTTCTCCAGGAGGCGGGGTACAAAGGCGAGGAGATCACGCTCTCCGCCCACCTCGTCCCCGACCAGATCGCCCAGGCTGCCGTCGTGATGCAGTCGCAGATGCAGGCGGCCGGACTCAACGTGAAGGTGAAGACGCTCGAGTCGGCCGCCCTCCAGCAGGTGTGGAACACCGGGGACTTCGACTTCTTCCTCTCGGGGCTCACGCCGCGGGCCGACCCCGACACCTACTACTGCCAGTTCTGGGAGTCCGGCGGCAGCCAGGCCGGCTACAAGAGCGCGGACCTCGACCGGCTGTGCGAGGCCGGGCGCAAGGCGCTCAAGCCCGAAGAGCGGACGAAGATCTACACCCAGCTCGAGCAGCAGCTTCGCGCCGACGTTCCCTGGATCCCGACGATCTTCACGCCGACGGTGAGCGCCTGGCGTGAGTCCGTCAAGGGCTGGAACCACTGGGCGGCGGAGTACGCCCGCGTCTGGGGCGTTACCACCGCCAAGTAG
- the nikB gene encoding nickel ABC transporter permease — translation MPPILKLVLTRLVAMVPMLIALSMASFALVHVIPGDPALVMLGGESTPEAVADLREQLGLNQPLPLRYWHWLAQIVRGDLGQSLYNKTRVAEELAWRLPTTLALVGLALAFSIGIGIPAGILSAAYRNTWVDHAARLLTLVSLSLPSFWLGLMLIILFSLKLDLLPIVGYQPITTDFWGGIRFLILPGAALGTYLAALLTRLTRSSMLEVLGQDYVRTARAKGLRDRVVIVRHALRNALIPIVTVIGINVGILLGGSAVIETVFVLPGVGQLVVRSLYNRDLPVIQGLILYVAVIYVAVNLVVDLLYTYLDPRLRPT, via the coding sequence ATGCCGCCGATCCTGAAGCTGGTCCTGACGCGTCTGGTCGCGATGGTACCCATGCTGATCGCGCTGAGCATGGCCTCGTTCGCCCTCGTCCACGTGATCCCGGGCGACCCGGCCCTCGTGATGCTGGGGGGCGAGAGCACGCCGGAGGCGGTGGCCGACCTCCGCGAGCAGCTCGGCCTCAACCAGCCCCTCCCGCTGCGCTACTGGCATTGGCTCGCCCAGATCGTCCGGGGTGACCTCGGCCAGTCCCTCTACAACAAGACGCGCGTCGCCGAGGAGCTGGCCTGGCGCCTGCCCACGACGCTGGCCCTGGTGGGGCTGGCCCTCGCCTTCTCGATCGGCATCGGCATCCCGGCCGGGATCCTCTCCGCGGCCTATCGGAACACCTGGGTCGACCACGCGGCGCGCCTGCTCACGCTGGTCAGCCTCTCCCTCCCGAGCTTCTGGCTGGGCCTCATGCTGATCATCCTCTTCTCGCTGAAGCTCGACCTCCTCCCGATCGTCGGCTACCAGCCGATCACCACGGACTTCTGGGGCGGGATCCGCTTCCTCATCCTGCCCGGCGCCGCCCTCGGCACCTACCTGGCCGCCCTGCTGACCCGGCTCACCCGCTCCAGCATGCTGGAGGTGCTCGGCCAGGACTACGTGCGGACCGCTCGGGCCAAGGGCTTGCGCGACCGGGTCGTCATCGTGCGCCACGCGCTTCGCAACGCCCTCATCCCGATCGTCACCGTCATCGGGATCAACGTGGGCATCCTGCTCGGAGGGAGCGCGGTGATCGAGACCGTCTTCGTGCTGCCGGGCGTGGGCCAGCTGGTGGTGCGCTCGCTGTACAACCGGGACCTGCCCGTCATCCAGGGGCTGATCCTCTACGTCGCGGTCATCTACGTCGCCGTGAACCTGGTCGTCGACCTCCTCTACACCTACCTCGACCCGCGGCTCCGGCCCACCTGA
- a CDS encoding ABC transporter permease — protein sequence MAAAVETPRGLLPARPRAEGWTGVVQRLRKNRLSMAGSAIVILLVAVALFAPYLGLADPVKLNVSLRFTPPGPGHWFGTDHLGRDLMSRVLYGARFSLVIGALTILAAGVPGVLVGILGAAAPVRVSASIMRLMDVLMSFPPLLLAIAVAAAVGTGGRSIVIALSVVYFPRIVRVTRAIALSVLTQEYVTAAFALGTPGWRLIGRTVLPNCLSVVIVQLSLYFAEVLLAEAALSFLGLGESPPRPTWGNMLYDAQKNMRNAPWIAIFPGAAIAVSVLGLNLFGDAVRDLMDPRMRT from the coding sequence ATGGCCGCCGCCGTCGAGACCCCCCGGGGGCTCCTTCCGGCCCGGCCGCGCGCCGAGGGGTGGACCGGGGTCGTCCAGCGCCTCCGGAAGAACCGGCTGTCGATGGCCGGCAGCGCGATCGTCATCCTGCTGGTGGCGGTGGCCCTCTTCGCCCCCTACCTGGGTCTCGCCGACCCGGTCAAGCTGAACGTGAGCCTGCGCTTCACGCCGCCGGGGCCGGGGCACTGGTTCGGGACCGATCACCTCGGGCGCGACCTCATGAGCCGCGTCCTCTACGGCGCCCGCTTCAGCCTGGTCATCGGCGCGCTGACGATCCTGGCGGCGGGCGTGCCGGGCGTGCTGGTCGGCATCCTGGGGGCGGCGGCGCCGGTCCGCGTGAGCGCGTCGATCATGCGGCTCATGGACGTCCTCATGTCGTTTCCCCCGCTGCTCCTGGCCATCGCGGTCGCCGCCGCCGTCGGCACCGGCGGGCGCAGCATCGTGATCGCGCTGAGCGTCGTCTACTTCCCCCGTATCGTCCGGGTCACCCGCGCGATCGCCCTGTCGGTCCTGACCCAGGAGTACGTCACGGCCGCCTTCGCGCTCGGGACCCCCGGCTGGCGGCTCATCGGGCGAACGGTGCTCCCCAACTGCCTCTCGGTGGTGATCGTGCAGCTCTCCCTCTACTTCGCCGAGGTGCTGCTGGCGGAGGCGGCGCTCTCCTTCCTGGGGCTCGGCGAGTCGCCGCCCCGGCCCACCTGGGGCAACATGCTCTACGACGCGCAGAAGAACATGCGGAACGCCCCCTGGATCGCCATCTTCCCGGGGGCGGCCATCGCGGTGTCCGTGCTCGGCCTGAACCTCTTCGGCGACGCCGTCCGCGACCTGATGGATCCCCGGATGCGCACCTAG
- a CDS encoding PLP-dependent aminotransferase family protein, which translates to MSSRENPTRAAELEAIRFAWDPRRFNRRVVEVPATMRAGPVEPGVISLAFGAPAPELFPAAGLLDAAREALTDVAAYAVALQYGAVLGNPVLLGELQKKLEAEEGRAIEPGALAITNGSSQAIGLTVQVLANPGDVCLIESPTFMGTIRTVRFNGITMVPVAQDAHGLDLAVLEAAVTKLRAAGTPPRFLYTTPTFNNPTGATMPLDRRRALLDLAARFDVPIIEDDAYGDLRYEGEPLPTLHALDPHGVVVRLGTFSKIVAPGVRLGFVLAHPALIERLQPFKSEGSTNGLASLIVGTFMKSGRLAAHIQTLRRAYRARRDALYAALEAEMPETVAWTRSEGGFFAWLTLAPRVDVEKVMARAADEQVVAIPGPACFPTGEGVHHLRLSWSLQPIDRMAEGVRRLGRAIRAGSP; encoded by the coding sequence ATGTCGAGCCGGGAGAATCCGACCCGCGCCGCCGAACTCGAGGCGATCCGCTTCGCGTGGGACCCCCGCCGCTTCAACCGGCGGGTCGTCGAGGTCCCGGCGACGATGCGGGCGGGGCCGGTCGAGCCGGGCGTGATCTCGCTGGCCTTCGGGGCGCCGGCGCCCGAGCTCTTCCCCGCTGCCGGCCTCCTGGACGCGGCCCGCGAGGCGCTGACCGACGTCGCCGCCTACGCCGTGGCGCTCCAGTACGGGGCGGTGCTGGGCAACCCCGTCCTCCTGGGCGAGCTCCAGAAGAAGCTCGAGGCGGAGGAGGGGAGGGCGATCGAGCCGGGGGCCCTCGCCATCACCAACGGCTCCTCGCAGGCGATCGGCCTCACCGTCCAGGTGCTGGCCAACCCCGGCGACGTCTGCCTGATCGAGTCGCCCACCTTCATGGGCACGATCCGGACGGTCCGCTTCAACGGCATCACCATGGTGCCGGTGGCCCAGGACGCCCACGGCCTCGACCTGGCGGTGCTGGAGGCGGCCGTGACGAAGCTGCGGGCCGCCGGGACGCCGCCGCGCTTTCTCTACACCACCCCGACCTTCAACAATCCGACCGGGGCCACCATGCCCCTCGACCGCCGGCGGGCGCTCCTCGACCTGGCCGCCCGCTTCGACGTCCCGATCATCGAGGACGACGCCTACGGGGATCTGCGTTACGAGGGCGAGCCGCTTCCCACGCTCCACGCGCTCGACCCGCACGGCGTGGTGGTGCGCCTGGGGACCTTCTCCAAGATCGTGGCGCCCGGGGTCCGGCTCGGCTTCGTGCTGGCCCATCCCGCCCTGATCGAGCGGCTCCAGCCCTTCAAGAGCGAGGGCTCGACCAACGGGCTCGCCTCGCTGATCGTCGGGACCTTCATGAAGAGCGGGCGCCTGGCCGCGCACATCCAGACCCTGCGCCGCGCCTACCGGGCCCGGCGCGACGCGCTGTACGCGGCGCTCGAGGCCGAGATGCCGGAGACGGTCGCCTGGACGCGCAGCGAGGGCGGCTTCTTCGCCTGGCTGACGCTCGCCCCGCGGGTCGACGTCGAGAAGGTCATGGCCCGGGCGGCGGACGAGCAGGTGGTCGCGATACCGGGCCCGGCGTGCTTCCCGACCGGCGAGGGGGTGCATCACCTGCGCCTGTCCTGGAGCCTCCAGCCCATCGACCGGATGGCCGAGGGCGTGCGCCGCCTCGGCCGCGCGATCCGTGCCGGCTCCCCCTAG
- a CDS encoding ABC transporter substrate-binding protein translates to MPAPPSRVPLGVGLALLGLLALGDPGASRAAAETVRLQLKWVPQAQFAGYYAAQAQGYYAAESLEVTLLPGGPDLVPEDVVARGGAELGIGWLPSLLTAIERGLPLVNIAQIYARSGMRELAFKSSGIRSVADLRGRRVSVWPGGHEGPLLATLEKYGIDRTRDVTLVPQGLGMAPFLDKKVDAAAAMTYNEYRQVLDAGVKPDELTVIEFDAEGTAMLEDGLFTRTDWLGRHQEVAARFLRASLRGWTFCRDRVDECADIVLRHNPALVRSHQVWMMAEVNRLIWGPPAPPSPLGKMDPAAFDRTAAIARRFGVLKRPADRAAYTHEIWELATRK, encoded by the coding sequence GTGCCGGCTCCCCCTAGCCGCGTTCCCCTCGGGGTCGGACTGGCCCTGCTCGGTCTGCTCGCGCTCGGGGACCCCGGGGCGAGCCGGGCCGCGGCCGAGACCGTCCGGCTCCAGCTCAAGTGGGTGCCGCAGGCCCAGTTCGCCGGCTACTACGCCGCGCAGGCCCAGGGCTATTACGCCGCCGAGAGCCTGGAGGTCACGCTGCTCCCGGGCGGGCCCGATCTCGTGCCGGAGGACGTGGTCGCCCGGGGCGGCGCCGAGCTCGGCATCGGCTGGTTGCCGAGCCTCCTGACCGCGATCGAGCGCGGGCTGCCGCTCGTCAACATCGCCCAGATCTACGCGCGAAGCGGCATGCGCGAGCTCGCCTTCAAGAGCTCGGGAATCCGGAGCGTCGCCGATCTCCGGGGGCGCCGGGTCTCGGTGTGGCCGGGCGGGCACGAGGGCCCGCTCCTGGCGACGCTCGAGAAGTACGGGATCGACCGGACGCGGGACGTCACGCTGGTGCCCCAGGGCCTCGGCATGGCGCCCTTCCTCGACAAGAAGGTCGACGCGGCCGCCGCCATGACCTACAACGAGTACCGGCAGGTGCTCGACGCGGGGGTCAAGCCGGACGAGCTCACCGTCATCGAATTCGACGCCGAGGGCACGGCGATGCTCGAGGACGGCCTCTTCACCCGCACCGACTGGCTCGGCCGCCACCAGGAGGTCGCGGCCCGGTTCCTGCGGGCATCCCTCCGGGGCTGGACCTTCTGTCGCGACCGGGTGGACGAGTGCGCGGACATCGTGCTGCGGCACAACCCGGCGCTCGTCCGGTCCCACCAGGTCTGGATGATGGCCGAGGTCAACCGGCTGATCTGGGGGCCGCCGGCGCCCCCGAGCCCGCTCGGCAAGATGGATCCCGCCGCCTTCGACCGGACCGCCGCGATCGCGCGGCGCTTCGGCGTGCTCAAGCGCCCCGCCGACCGGGCCGCCTACACGCACGAGATCTGGGAGCTGGCCACCCGGAAGTAG
- a CDS encoding carbohydrate kinase family protein, with amino-acid sequence MGSGGGPAVLVVGYLSLDEISVGGRTVPDVAGGAALYAALGAARAGAAVGLVATCGDDFPEAALAGLRDAGIDLGHLRRAGHPSRRARIAYRPDGSRVSSHWGETAWHAATRALAPPPWPASARPTVVVLTAMPLELLGRHLDTARQAGARAVVDTSEVFAARERDRLLALLDRVDLFAPSREETRWLCPGLDDDAALRVLAGRCARVVQKRGAEGLILVSPVHPAGLRIPASPIPGEDPDAVPEPTGAGDACVGALGAGLARGLDDAALLALASAIAARAVSGLGPAGLGLATPLSATAGP; translated from the coding sequence ATGGGGTCGGGCGGCGGCCCGGCCGTCCTCGTCGTCGGCTACCTCTCGCTCGACGAGATCAGCGTGGGCGGGCGAACGGTTCCCGACGTCGCCGGGGGCGCGGCGCTCTACGCGGCCCTCGGCGCGGCGCGCGCCGGGGCGGCGGTGGGGCTGGTGGCGACCTGTGGCGACGATTTTCCCGAGGCCGCGCTGGCGGGTCTCCGGGACGCCGGGATCGACCTCGGCCACCTGAGGCGTGCCGGCCATCCGTCCCGCCGCGCTCGAATCGCCTACCGGCCTGATGGGAGCCGGGTGTCGTCTCACTGGGGGGAGACCGCCTGGCACGCGGCGACGCGGGCTCTCGCGCCGCCGCCCTGGCCGGCGTCGGCCCGGCCCACGGTCGTCGTCCTCACCGCCATGCCCCTCGAGCTCCTCGGCCGGCACCTCGACACGGCCCGGCAGGCGGGCGCCCGCGCGGTCGTCGACACGAGCGAGGTCTTCGCCGCGCGCGAGCGTGATCGCCTGCTCGCGCTCCTGGATCGGGTGGACCTGTTCGCCCCGAGTCGCGAGGAGACGCGCTGGCTCTGCCCCGGCCTGGACGACGATGCGGCCCTGCGCGTGCTGGCCGGCCGCTGTGCCCGCGTCGTCCAGAAGCGCGGCGCCGAGGGACTGATCCTCGTCTCCCCGGTCCACCCGGCCGGGCTCCGCATCCCGGCATCGCCGATCCCGGGCGAGGACCCGGACGCCGTGCCGGAGCCGACGGGGGCCGGCGATGCCTGCGTCGGCGCGCTCGGGGCCGGGCTCGCGCGCGGCCTCGACGACGCCGCCCTCCTCGCGCTGGCGAGTGCCATCGCCGCCCGGGCCGTGTCGGGGCTCGGCCCGGCGGGGCTCGGCCTCGCCACGCCCCTGTCGGCGACCGCCGGACCGTGA
- a CDS encoding ABC transporter ATP-binding protein: MTATPHIQLRGVFKAYGAHEVLRDCDLDVEKGELLTLLGPSGCGKTTLLRTVAGFVIPDAGRVLVDGRDVTVVPPNRRQVGMVFQHYALFPHMTVFGNVAYGLRVRHAPRAEVGRRVRAALDLVDLAALAGRWPAQLSGGQQQRVALARVLVLEPAVLLLDEPFGALDAKLRQAMQVDLKKLVGRLGITTVFVTHDQDEALTLSDRIGVMRAGLIEQVGAPLEIYDHPASAYVADFVGVSNLLVAEARGGVAALYPGTSVAAAQDGAVTLVIRPEHLEVRPGHAAGRGWPGTLGFLKHGGATTEYEVDVGRERPLRIVAMREGSSPSLAVGGRVTVALRDPAACVVLPGKLAP; the protein is encoded by the coding sequence GTGACGGCGACTCCCCACATCCAGCTTCGCGGCGTCTTCAAGGCCTACGGCGCCCACGAGGTGTTGCGGGACTGCGACCTCGACGTCGAGAAGGGCGAGCTCCTCACCCTCCTCGGCCCCTCGGGATGCGGCAAGACCACGCTCCTCCGGACCGTCGCCGGCTTCGTCATCCCGGATGCCGGCCGCGTGCTCGTCGACGGCCGGGACGTGACGGTGGTGCCGCCCAACCGGCGTCAGGTGGGCATGGTGTTCCAGCACTATGCGCTCTTTCCGCACATGACGGTCTTCGGGAACGTCGCCTACGGCCTCCGGGTCCGGCACGCGCCCCGGGCCGAGGTCGGGCGGCGCGTGCGGGCGGCCCTGGATCTAGTGGACCTGGCCGCTTTGGCCGGCCGCTGGCCCGCCCAGCTCTCCGGTGGCCAGCAACAGCGCGTGGCCCTCGCCCGCGTCCTCGTCCTGGAGCCGGCGGTCTTGCTGCTGGACGAGCCGTTCGGCGCCCTCGACGCCAAGCTGCGGCAAGCGATGCAGGTGGACCTCAAGAAGCTCGTCGGCCGGCTCGGGATCACGACGGTCTTCGTCACCCACGACCAGGATGAGGCGCTGACGCTCTCCGACCGCATCGGGGTCATGCGGGCCGGCCTCATCGAGCAGGTGGGGGCGCCGCTCGAAATCTACGACCACCCCGCCAGCGCCTACGTCGCCGACTTCGTCGGCGTGTCCAATCTGCTCGTGGCCGAGGCGCGGGGCGGCGTGGCCGCGCTCTACCCCGGCACCTCCGTCGCGGCGGCCCAGGACGGCGCGGTGACGCTGGTCATCCGGCCGGAGCACCTCGAGGTCCGCCCTGGCCACGCGGCCGGCCGCGGCTGGCCGGGCACGCTCGGGTTCCTCAAGCACGGCGGCGCCACCACGGAGTACGAAGTGGACGTCGGGCGAGAGCGGCCGCTCAGGATCGTCGCGATGCGCGAGGGGAGCAGTCCGTCCCTCGCGGTGGGAGGGCGGGTGACGGTCGCGCTCCGCGATCCGGCGGCCTGCGTCGTGCTGCCCGGGAAGCTCGCGCCATGA
- a CDS encoding ABC transporter permease — MTGTAATPAAWREVWWLRRLARGGGAWPAVPAVLYLVVMMVLPLCVLFSFGFVTIERGRVVPGSFTLEHYRRILADPLSWLLFWRSFWIGAVSTALCLALGYPLAYLYTVLGSLGRKILLVAVISPLLTSALVRTYAWLVILGGRRGLLNTLLLSLGLIDTPVRILNTDLAVLVGMTQIHLPFMILPLMAVLAARDRFMEEASLNLGASRVQTFFRVVVPLSLPGIGAGTTLVFAVSYTNFIIPQLLGGGNYSTVAVKVYEQTIVILDWATGAVLAALLLVSCFVFVFLITYATDRLTAWSERSR, encoded by the coding sequence ATGACCGGCACGGCGGCGACGCCCGCGGCCTGGCGCGAGGTGTGGTGGCTCCGCCGCCTGGCCCGCGGCGGGGGCGCCTGGCCCGCGGTCCCCGCTGTCCTGTACCTCGTGGTCATGATGGTCCTGCCGCTGTGCGTCCTCTTCTCGTTCGGCTTCGTGACCATCGAGCGCGGGCGGGTGGTGCCGGGCTCCTTCACGCTCGAGCACTACCGGCGGATCCTGGCCGATCCGCTCTCGTGGCTCCTCTTCTGGCGCTCGTTCTGGATCGGCGCCGTCTCGACGGCGCTCTGCCTCGCCCTCGGCTACCCGCTGGCCTACCTCTACACCGTCCTCGGGAGCCTCGGCCGGAAGATCCTCCTCGTCGCGGTCATCTCGCCGCTTCTCACGAGCGCGCTCGTGCGGACGTATGCCTGGCTCGTCATTCTGGGCGGGCGCCGCGGCCTCCTGAATACCCTGCTGCTGTCGCTCGGCCTGATCGACACCCCGGTCCGGATCCTCAACACCGACCTCGCCGTGCTGGTCGGGATGACCCAGATCCATCTCCCGTTCATGATCCTGCCGCTGATGGCGGTCCTGGCCGCGCGGGACCGCTTCATGGAGGAGGCGTCGCTCAACCTCGGAGCCAGTCGCGTGCAGACCTTCTTCCGCGTGGTCGTCCCGCTCAGCCTGCCCGGCATCGGGGCGGGTACGACTCTGGTGTTCGCGGTGTCGTACACGAACTTCATCATCCCGCAGCTCCTTGGCGGCGGGAATTACTCGACGGTCGCCGTCAAGGTCTACGAGCAGACCATCGTCATCCTGGACTGGGCGACCGGAGCCGTCCTGGCGGCGCTCCTCCTCGTCTCGTGCTTCGTCTTCGTGTTCCTCATCACGTACGCCACCGACCGGCTCACGGCCTGGAGCGAGCGCTCCCGATGA
- a CDS encoding ABC transporter permease codes for MRRPALERRRRPPWSPSDLIGAGVLGTLAALALVVLVAPSVVVVLISFDGREYIGFPPASLSWRWYRALWNHAQILDAALVSLRVAAHVMLLCLALGVPAAYALVRGTFPGKTALAAFLVSPQMMPGLVIGISVLFFGAYFAFRASHAMLVLSLTVFCLPFVVRIVMARLAGLDPALEEVSAGLGAGRLQTFWRVTLPQALAGVLAGAAFAFIEAFDNVTIALFTASTRGRPLPVELYYLVQYDSSPLVAAVSAFEILLAFAVVAIASRTIGLERIRT; via the coding sequence ATGAGGCGGCCGGCCCTGGAGCGCCGGCGCCGGCCGCCCTGGTCGCCGTCCGACCTGATCGGCGCCGGCGTGCTGGGGACCCTGGCCGCGCTCGCCCTCGTGGTGCTGGTGGCGCCGTCGGTCGTGGTGGTGCTGATCTCGTTCGACGGCCGCGAGTACATCGGCTTCCCGCCGGCGAGCCTGTCGTGGCGCTGGTACCGCGCGCTGTGGAATCACGCCCAGATCCTCGACGCCGCGCTGGTGAGCCTGCGGGTGGCGGCCCACGTCATGCTGCTCTGCCTCGCGCTCGGGGTGCCGGCCGCCTACGCGCTGGTGCGGGGCACCTTTCCGGGGAAGACGGCGCTGGCGGCCTTTCTGGTCTCGCCGCAGATGATGCCCGGGCTGGTGATCGGCATCTCGGTGCTCTTCTTCGGCGCGTACTTCGCCTTCCGCGCCTCGCACGCGATGCTGGTCCTGAGCCTCACGGTGTTCTGCCTTCCCTTCGTGGTACGGATCGTCATGGCGCGGCTGGCCGGACTCGACCCGGCGCTGGAGGAGGTGTCGGCGGGTCTCGGCGCCGGGCGGCTCCAGACCTTCTGGCGGGTCACGCTCCCCCAGGCCCTGGCCGGAGTCCTGGCGGGGGCGGCGTTCGCCTTCATCGAGGCCTTCGACAACGTGACGATCGCCCTGTTCACCGCCTCGACCCGCGGGCGGCCGCTGCCCGTCGAGCTGTACTACCTCGTCCAGTACGATTCGAGCCCGCTGGTGGCGGCCGTGTCCGCCTTCGAGATCCTGCTGGCATTCGCCGTGGTCGCCATCGCCTCGCGCACGATCGGCCTGGAGCGCATCCGGACGTAG